A stretch of DNA from Streptomyces rubradiris:
GACCTCGGCGTGGCCGACGTAGCGGCCCTCCAGCCACAGGCCCCACACGTCGAACCGGCGCTGGGGGTAGACCTCGGTGAGGATGGCCCGGAACAGCTCGCGGAGCTGCGGTTCGGGCACGAGGTCCTGTCCCATCCAGTGGCACACCTCCTCGTCGCGCAGCAGGGCGACGAAGACGTCCTCGTGTTCGGGCCGGTAGGGGAGGAAGTCCAGGCGTTCGGTGCGCAGGACGGGGGTCTCGGGTGTCATGGCGGGCTCCTCGGGAGTGATGCGGTGCGACGGGGCCGAGGGCGGTGGGGCGCCGGTGCTGCGGCTCGTGTGGGGGGAGGGCAGGGCGCGCCGGGCCGGCGTGTGGCCGGCCCGGCGGGTCCGTGGTGGTACGGCGGTCAGGCGCCGGCGTTCTCCATGCGCTCGCGCAGGCTCTTGGGCCGCATGTCGGTCCAGACCTCGTCGACGTAGGCGGAGCACTCGGCCTCGGTGCCCTCCTTGCCGACGGGCTGCCAGCCGGCGGGCACCTCGATGTCGACGGGCCAGAGGGAGTACTGCTCCTCGTCGTTGCGCAGGACCTGGTAGCGGGTGTTCTCGTCCATGTCGTCTTCCTTCGTCGTGCGGTGTCCGAGTGGGCGTGCGAGTGTGGATGGTCGCGGGCGGCTGGGTGGTGAGCGGGGGCCGTGGGGGCGGAAGGTCGTCACCGGCCTCCCCTGGCGTGCCGGGCGAGGTGGCGCAGGGCGGTGGCGAACTCCTCGGCCACCCGGCGCACGGTCGCGGTGTCGTGGACGCCGGGCCGGTGGTGCCAGGTGAAGGCGAGCCGGCCGTGCTGGACGGCGCCGACCACCTCCAGCGGGTGGGAGCCGGGGTCCCGGGGGTCGTGGTCCTGGCCGAAGGAGCCGTGTTCGGCGCGGACCAGGCCGCCGTCCGCCGTGTCGGGGCGGGCGTCCCACTGGCCGAGGTAGTTGAACACCACCTGACTGTGCGCGGTGCCGCCGAGGCGTTCGCGGACCTCGGGCGGGCCGAAGGTGCGCAGCGCGCCGAACCCGATGCCGTTGCCGGGTACGGCACGCAGCTGGCGGCGCACCGACTTCACCAGCGCCCGCCAGTCCCGGTCCGGGCCGAGGTCGCCGGGCTCGGGCACCTGGAGGGCCACGGGGTGGACGGTGGTGAACCAGCCGACGGTGCGGGTCAGGTCCACGCCGTCGAGCAGGTCTTCGCGTCCGTGTCCCTCCAGGTCCAGGCGGACCCGGTCGCGTCCCGTCCAGCGGGCCAGGGCCAGGGCGAGGGCGGCGAGCAGGACGTCGTTGACGCGGGTGCGGTAGGCGGTGGGCGCGGAGCGCAGCAGGGCCGTGGTGTCCTCCTCGTCGAGTTCCACGTCCACCGTGGCGGCCGGTCCGGCACCGGCGGCGGGGGCCGGGGCCGGGGGCTCCTCGGTGTTCACCGCTTGTTCCCAGTAGGGCAGTTCGTGGTCGAGGCCGCCCTCGGCTACGTGCGCGGCGAGCCGCCGGGACCACTCCCGGAAGCTGGTGCTCCGCTCCCCCAGGGCGACCGGGCCGCCCTGGCGGGCCTGCCGGTAGGCGGTCTCCAGGTCGTCGCGCAGGATGCGCCAGGAGACGGCGTCCACGACCAGGTGGTGGACGACGAGGAGGAGGAAGACGGGCCGGTCGGCAGCGCCGGTGAACAGGGCCGCGCGCAGGTGCGGGCCGCGGGCCAGGTCGAAGCTCGCGTGGAGTTCGTCGGCGGTCTTGGCCATGGCCGCGTCGGCGTCGTCGGC
This window harbors:
- a CDS encoding MbtH family protein translates to MDENTRYQVLRNDEEQYSLWPVDIEVPAGWQPVGKEGTEAECSAYVDEVWTDMRPKSLRERMENAGA